The proteins below are encoded in one region of Oncorhynchus kisutch isolate 150728-3 linkage group LG14, Okis_V2, whole genome shotgun sequence:
- the foxa2 gene encoding forkhead box protein A2: MMLGAVKMEGHEHTDWSTYYGEPECYTSVGNMNTGLGMNSMNTYMSMSGMSTTANMTANPMNMSYVNTAMSPSMTGMSPGTGAMNGMGAGMTAMSATLSPSMSPMTAQPPSMNSLTSYANMNAMSPMYGQSSINRSRDPKTYRRSYTHAKPPYSYISLITMAIQQSPSKMLTLAEVYQWIMDLFPFYRQNQQRWQNSIRHSLSFNDCFLKVPRSPDKPGKGSFWTLHPDSGNMFENGCYLRRQKRFKCDGQKKMCKESGRKTSEGGSNSSSESCNGNESPHSNSSPNDHKRSLSDMKSIQALSPEHAASPVSHSQVHGHLMSQHHSVLAHEAHLKPEHHYSFNHPFSINNLMSSEQQHHKMDLKTYEQVMHYSGYGSPMAGALSMGSMGKVGLDSSSIPADASYYQGVYSRPIMNSS; encoded by the exons ATGATGCTTGGAGCAGTTAAAATGGAAGGACACGAACACACAGACTGGAGCACCTACTACGGAGAGCCCGAG TGTTACACCTCGGTTGGCAACATGAACACAGGCCTGGGCATGAACTCAATGAACACCTACATGAGCATGTCGGGAATGAGCACCACGGCCAACATGACAGCCAATCCCATGAACATGTCCTATGTCAACACGGCCATGAGTCCCTCCATGACCGGAATGTCACCGGGCACCGGAGCCATGAACGGCATGGGCGCTGGCATGACAGCCATGAGCGCCACGCTCAGCCCCAGCATGAGCCCCATGACCGCGCAGCCTCCGTCCATGAACTCCCTTACGTCCTACGCCAACATGAACGCCATGAGCCCCAtgtatggacagtccagcatcaACAGATCTAGGGACCCGAAGACATACCGGAGGAGCTACACTCACGCCAAGCCCCCTTACTCTTACATTTCTCTCATcactatggctatccaacagtcCCCCAGCAAGATGCTGACGCTGGCCGAGGTCTATCAGTGGATCATGGATCTTTTCCCGTTTTACCGACAGAACCAGCAACGCTGGCAGAACTCAATTCGCCATTCTCTATCGTTCAATGATTGTTTCCTCAAAGTGCCTAGATCTCCGGATAAGCCCGGTAAGGGCTCGTTTTGGACCCTCCACCCGGATTCGGGGAACATGTTCGAGAACGGCTGCTATCTGAGGAGGCAGAAGCGGTTTAAGTGTGACGGCCAAAAGAAGATGTGCAAGGAGTCAGGAAGGAAGACATCCGAGGGCGGCTCGAACAGCAGCTCGGAGAGTTGCAACGGCAACGAGTCCCCCCATTCCAACTCCTCCCCCAACGATCACAAAAGGTCTCTGTCAGACATGAAGTCGATCCAGGCTCTGAGTCCGGAGCACGCCGCCTCACCGGTGTCCCACTCCCAGGTGCATGGGCACCTCATGTCCCAGCATCACTCGGTCCTCGCACACGAAGCGCACCTGAAACCCGAGCATCACTACTCGTTCAACCACCCCTTCTCCATCAACAACCTCATGTCTTCGGAGCAACAGCATCACAAAATGGACCTAAAGACTTACGAGCAGGTGATGCACTATTCCGGCTACGGTTCCCCCATGGCCGGGGCGCTATCCATGGGTTCAATGGGAAAAGTGGGTTTAGATTCCTCGTCAATACCCGCTGACGCATCTTACTATCAAGGCGTCTACTCCAGGCCTATTATGAACTCCTCATAA